The Piliocolobus tephrosceles isolate RC106 chromosome 2, ASM277652v3, whole genome shotgun sequence genome window below encodes:
- the USP19 gene encoding ubiquitin carboxyl-terminal hydrolase 19 isoform X11, which translates to MSGGASATGPRRGPPGLEDATSKKKQKDRANQESKDGDPRKETGSRYVAQAGLELLASGDPSASASCAAGITGSRHRSRLFFPSLSGSASTPREEQAKEGACEDPHDLLATPPPELLLDWRQSAEEVIVKLHVGVGPLQLADVDAAFTDTDCVVRFAGGQQWGGVFYAEIKSSCAKVQTRKGSLLHLTLPKKVPMLTWPSLLKKPLGTQELVPGLQCQENGQELSPTALEPGPEPHRAKQEARNQKRAQGRGEVGSGAGPGAQAGPSAKRAVHLCRGPEGEGSRDDPGPRGDAPPFVADPATQVEADEQLCIPPVNPQTCLLGSEENLALLTGEKAVSPGNDPVSPAMVRSRNPGKDDRAKEEMAVAADAATLVDEPESMVNLAFVKNDSYEKGPDSVVVHVYVKEICRDTSRVLFREQDFTLIFQTRDGNFLRLHPGCGPHTIFRWQVKLRNLIEPEQCTFCFTASRIDICLRKRQSQRWGGLEAPATRGAVGGAKVAVPTGPTPLDSTPPGGAPHPLTGQEEARAMEKDKSKARSEDTGLESVATRTPMEHVTPKPETHLASPKPTCMVPPMPHSPVSGDSVEEEEEEEKKVCLPGFTGLVNLGNTCFMNSVIQSLSNTRELRDFFHDRSFEAEINYNNPLGTGGRLAIGFAVLLRALWKGTHHAFQPSKLKAIVASKASQFTGYAQHDAQEFMAFLLDGLHEDLNRIQNKPYTETVDSDGRPDEVVAEEAWQRHKMRNDSFIVDLFQGQYKSKLVCPVCAKVSITFDPFLYLPVPLPQKQKVLPVFYFAREPHSKPIKFLVSVSKENSTASEVLDSLSQSVRVKPENLRLAEVIKNRFHRVFLPSHSLDTVSPSDMLLCFELLSPELAKERVVVLEVQQRPQVPSVPISKCAACQRKQQSEDEKLKRCTRCYRVGYCNQLCQKTHWPDHKGLCRPENIGYPFLVSVPASRLTYARLAQLLEGYARYSVSVFQPPFQPGRMALESQSPGCTTLLSTGSLEAGDSERDPIQPPELQLVTPMAEGDTGLPRVWAAPDRGPVPSTSGISSEILASGPTEVGSLPAGERVSRPEAAVPGYQHPSEAMNAHTPQFFIYKIDSSNREQRLEDRGDTPLELGDDCSLALVWRNNERLQEFVLVASKELECAEDPGSAGEAARAGHFTLDQCLNLFTRPEVLAPEEAWYCPQCKQHREASKQLLLWRLPNVLIVQLKRFSFRSFIWRDKINDLVEFPVRNLDLSKFCIGQKEEQLPSYDLYAVINHYGGMIGGHYTACARLPNDRSSQRSDVGWRLFDDSTVTTVDESQVVTRYAYVLFYRRRNSPVERPPRAGHSEHHPDLGPAAEAAASQGLGPGQAPEVAPTRTAPERFAPPVDRPAPTYSNMEEVD; encoded by the exons ATGTCTGGCGGGGCCAGTGCCACAGGCCCAAGGAGAGGGCCCCCAGGACTGGAGGACGCAACTAGTAAGAAGAAGCAGAAGGATCGAGCAAACCAGGAGAGCAAGGATGGAGATCCCAGGAAAG agacagggtctcgatatgttgcccaggctggtcttgaacttctggcctcaggtgatccttctgcctcagcctcctgcgcagctgggatcacaggctcaCGCCACCGTTCCCGGCTGTTCTTTCCTTCGTTGTCAGGGTCAGCATCCACTCCTCGAGAGGAGCAGGCCAAAGAGG GAGCTTGTGAAGACCCTCATGATCTCTTGGCTACTCCCCCTCCAGAGTTGTTGCTCGATTGGAGGCAGAGTGCAGAAGAGGTGATTGTCAAGCTTCATGTGGGAGTAGGTCCCCTGCAGCTGGCGGATGTAGATGCTGCTTTCACAGATACGGACTGTGTGGTGCGGTTTGCAG GTGGTCAGCAGTGGGGTGGTGTCTTCTATGCTGAGATAAAAAGCTCTTGTGCTAAAGTGCAAACCCGCAAGGGCAGTCTCCTGCACCTGACACTGCCCAAAAAGGTGCCTATGCTCACATGGCCCTCCCTCCTG AAGAAACCTCTAGGGACCCAGGAGCTGGTGCCGGGGCTGCAGTGCCAGGAGAATGGGCAGGAACTGTCTCCCACTGCCCTGGAGCCAGGCCCTGAGCCCCACCGGGCTAAGCAGGAGGCCCGGAACCAGAAGCGGGCCCAGGGCCGTGGTGAGGTAGGCTCAGGGGCTGGCCCCGGGGCCCAGGCAGGGCCCAGCGCCAAGAGGGCTGTGCATCTCTGCAGAGGGCCAGAGGGGGAGGGGTCCAGGGATGACCCTGGACCCCGGGGTGATGCCCCACCCTTCGTGGCTGACCCGGCCACCCAG GTTGAGGCTGATGAACAGCTTTGCATACCACCGGTGAACCCCCAaacctgcctcctgggctcagaggaGAATTTAGCCCTTTTGACAGGAGAGAAAGCAGTGTCTCCTGGGAATGACCCAGTCTCTCCAGCCATGGTCCGGAGCAGAAACCCTGGGAAAGATGACCGTGCCAAGGAGGAGATGGCAGTGGCAGCAGATGCTGCAACCTTGGTGGATG AGCCCGAGTCGATGGTGAACCTGGCATTTGTCAAGAATGACTCGTATGAGAAGGGCCCGGATTCAGTGGTGGTGCACGTGTACGTGAAGGAGATCTGCAGGGACACCTCGAGAGTACTTTTTCGTGAGCAGGACTTCACACTCATCTTCCAGACCAG GGATGGAAACTTCCTGAGGCTGCACCCAGGCTGTGGGCCCCACACCATCTTCCGTTGGCAGGTGAAGCTCAG GAATCTGATTGAGCCAGAGCAGTGCACCTTCTGTTTCACGGCTTCTCGCATCGACATCTGCCTTCGTAAGAGGCAGAGTCAGCGCTGGGGGGGCCTGGAGGCCCCGGCTACACGAG GTGCAGTGGGTGGTGCAAAGGTTGCCGTGCCGACAGGTCCAACCCCTCTGGATTCAACCCCACCAGGAGGtgctccccaccccctgacaggccagGAGGAGGCCCGGGCTATGGAGAAGGATAAATCCAAGGCACGATCTGAGGACACAGGGTTAGAGAGTGTGGCAACCCGCACACCTATGGAGCATGTAACCCCAAAGCCAGAGACACACCTGGCCTCG CCCAAGCCTACATGTATGGTGCCTCCCATGCCCCACAGCCCAGTTAGTGGAGATAgcgtggaggaggaggaggaggaagagaagaaagtgtgtctgccaggcttcaCTGGCCTTGTCAATTTAGGCAACACCTGCTTCATGAACAGCGTCATTCAGTCTCTGTCCAACACTCGGGAACTCCGGGACTTCTTCCATG ACCGCTCCTTTGAGGCTGAGATCAACTACAACAACCCACTGGGGACTGGTGGGCGTCTGGCCATTGGCTTTGCTGTGCTGCTTCGGGCGCTGTGGAAGGGCACCCACCATGCCTTCCAGCCTTCCAAGTTGAAG GCCATTGTGGCGAGTAAGGCCAGCCAGTTCACAGGCTATGCGCAGCATGATGCCCAGGAGTTCATGGCTTTCCTGCTGGATGGGCTGCACGAGGACCTGAATCGCATTCAGAACAAGCCCTACACAGAGACTGTGGACTCAGATGGTCGGCCTGATGAG GTGGTAGCTGAGGAAGCATGGCAGCGGCACAAGATGAGGAATGACTCTTTCATCGTGGACCTATTTCAGGGGCAGTACAAGTCGAAGCTGGTGTGCCCTGTGTGTGCCAAG GTCTCCATCACTTTTGACCCGTTTCTTTATCTGCCGGTGCCCTTGCCACAAAAGCAAAAGGTTCTCCCTGTCTTTTATTTTGCCCGAGAGCCCCACAGCAAGCCCATTAAG TTCCTGGTGAGCGTCAGCAAGGAGAACTCCACTGCCAGTGAAGTATTGGACTCCCTCTCTCAAAGCGTTCGTGTGAAGCCTGAGAATCTGCGTTTGGCAGAG GTAATTAAGAATCGTTTCCATCGTGTGTTCCTGCCCTCCCACTCACTGGATACTGTGTCCCCATCTGATATGCTCCTCTGCTTTGAGCTGCTATCCCCAGAGTTGGCTAAGGAGCGGGTAGTGGTGCTAGAGGTGCAACAG CGCCCCCAGGTGCCCAGCGTCCCCATCTCCAAGTGTGCAGCCTGCCAGCGGAAGCAACAGTCGGAGGATGAAAAGCTGAAGCGCTGTACCCGGTGCTACCGTGTGGGCTACTGCAACCA GCTCTGCCAGAAAACCCACTGGCCTGACCACAAGGGCCTCTGCCGACCCGAGAACATTGGCTACCCCTTCCTGGTCAGTGTACCTGCCTCACGCCTCACTTACGCCCGCCTCGCTCAGCTGCTAGAGGGCTATGCCCG GTACTCTGTGAGTGTATTCCAGCCACCCTTTCAGCCTGGCCGCATGGCCTTGGAGTCTCAGAGCCCTGGCTGCACCACACTGCTCTCCACTGGCTCCCTGGAGGCTGGGGACAGTGAGAGGGACCCCATTCAGCCACCTGAGCTCCAGCTGGTGACCCCTATGGCTGAGGGGGACACAGGGCTTCCCCGGGTGTGGGCAGCCCCTGACCGGGGTCCTGTGCCCAGCACCAGTGGAATTTCTTCTGAGATACTGGCCAGTGGGCCCACTGAGGTTGGCTCCTTGCCTGCTGGCGAGAGGGTGTCCCGACCCGAAG CCGCTGTGCCTGGGTACCAGCACCCAAGTGAAGCTATGAATGCCCACACACCACagttcttcatctataaaattgacTCATCCAACCGAGAGCAGCGGCTAGAGGACAGAG GAGATACCCCACTGGAGCTGGGTGACGATTGTAGCCTGGCTCTCGTCTGGCGGAACAATGAGCGCTTGCAGGAGTTTGTGTTGGTAGCCTCCAAGGAGCTGGAATGTGCTGAGGATCCAGGCTCTGCTGGTGAGGCTGCCCGGGCCGGCCACTTCACCCTGGACCAGTGCCTCAACCTCTTCACACGGCCTGAGGTGCTGGCACCCGAGGAGGCCTG GTACTGCCCACAGTGCAAACAGCACCGTGAGGCCTCCAAGCAGCTGTTGCTATGGCGCCtgccaaatgttctcattgtgcAGCTCAAGCGCTTCTCCTTTCGTAGTTTTATCTGGCGTGACAAGATCAATGACTTGGTGGAGTTCCCTGTTCG GAACCTGGACCTGAGCAAGTTCTGCATTGGTCAGAAAGAGGAGCAGCTGCCCAGCTATGATCTGTATGCTGTCATCAACCACTATGGAGGCATGATTGGTGGCCACTACACAGCCTGTGCACGCCTGCCCAATGATCGTAGCAGTCAGCGCAGTGACGTGG GCTGGCGCTTGTTTGATGACAGCACGGTGACAACGGTAGACGAGAGCCAGGTTGTGACGCGTTATGCCTATGTACTCTTCTACCGCCGGCGGAACTCTCCTGTGGAGAGGCCCCCCAGGGCAGGTCACTCTGAGCACCACCCAGACCTAGGCCCTGCAGCTGAGGCTGCTGCCAGCCAG GGACTAGGCCCTGGCCAGGCCCCCGAGGTGGCCCCCACGCGGACAGCCCCTGAACGCTTCGCCCCCCCTGTGGATCGGCCAGCCCCCACCTACAGCAACATGGAGGAGGTGGATTAG
- the USP19 gene encoding ubiquitin carboxyl-terminal hydrolase 19 isoform X19, translating to MSGGASATGPRRGPPGLEDATSKKKQKDRANQESKDGDPRKELLLDWRQSAEEVIVKLHVGVGPLQLADVDAAFTDTDCVVRFAGGQQWGGVFYAEIKSSCAKVQTRKGSLLHLTLPKKVPMLTWPSLLKKPLGTQELVPGLQCQENGQELSPTALEPGPEPHRAKQEARNQKRAQGRGEVGSGAGPGAQAGPSAKRAVHLCRGPEGEGSRDDPGPRGDAPPFVADPATQVEADEQLCIPPVNPQTCLLGSEENLALLTGEKAVSPGNDPVSPAMVRSRNPGKDDRAKEEMAVAADAATLVDGKEPESMVNLAFVKNDSYEKGPDSVVVHVYVKEICRDTSRVLFREQDFTLIFQTRDGNFLRLHPGCGPHTIFRWQVKLRNLIEPEQCTFCFTASRIDICLRKRQSQRWGGLEAPATRGAVGGAKVAVPTGPTPLDSTPPGGAPHPLTGQEEARAMEKDKSKARSEDTGLESVATRTPMEHVTPKPETHLASPKPTCMVPPMPHSPVSGDSVEEEEEEEKKVCLPGFTGLVNLGNTCFMNSVIQSLSNTRELRDFFHDRSFEAEINYNNPLGTGGRLAIGFAVLLRALWKGTHHAFQPSKLKAIVASKASQFTGYAQHDAQEFMAFLLDGLHEDLNRIQNKPYTETVDSDGRPDEVVAEEAWQRHKMRNDSFIVDLFQGQYKSKLVCPVCAKVSITFDPFLYLPVPLPQKQKVLPVFYFAREPHSKPIKFLVSVSKENSTASEVLDSLSQSVRVKPENLRLAEVIKNRFHRVFLPSHSLDTVSPSDMLLCFELLSPELAKERVVVLEVQQRPQVPSVPISKCAACQRKQQSEDEKLKRCTRCYRVGYCNQLCQKTHWPDHKGLCRPENIGYPFLVSVPASRLTYARLAQLLEGYARYSVSVFQPPFQPGRMALESQSPGCTTLLSTGSLEAGDSERDPIQPPELQLVTPMAEGDTGLPRVWAAPDRGPVPSTSGISSEILASGPTEVGSLPAGERVSRPEAAVPGYQHPSEAMNAHTPQFFIYKIDSSNREQRLEDRGDTPLELGDDCSLALVWRNNERLQEFVLVASKELECAEDPGSAGEAARAGHFTLDQCLNLFTRPEVLAPEEAWYCPQCKQHREASKQLLLWRLPNVLIVQLKRFSFRSFIWRDKINDLVEFPVRNLDLSKFCIGQKEEQLPSYDLYAVINHYGGMIGGHYTACARLPNDRSSQRSDVGWRLFDDSTVTTVDESQVVTRYAYVLFYRRRNSPVERPPRAGHSEHHPDLGPAAEAAASQASRIWQELEAEEEPVPEGPGPLGPWGPQDWVGPPPRGPTTPDEGCLRYFVLGTVAALVALVLNVFYPLVSQSRWR from the exons ATGTCTGGCGGGGCCAGTGCCACAGGCCCAAGGAGAGGGCCCCCAGGACTGGAGGACGCAACTAGTAAGAAGAAGCAGAAGGATCGAGCAAACCAGGAGAGCAAGGATGGAGATCCCAGGAAAG AGTTGTTGCTCGATTGGAGGCAGAGTGCAGAAGAGGTGATTGTCAAGCTTCATGTGGGAGTAGGTCCCCTGCAGCTGGCGGATGTAGATGCTGCTTTCACAGATACGGACTGTGTGGTGCGGTTTGCAG GTGGTCAGCAGTGGGGTGGTGTCTTCTATGCTGAGATAAAAAGCTCTTGTGCTAAAGTGCAAACCCGCAAGGGCAGTCTCCTGCACCTGACACTGCCCAAAAAGGTGCCTATGCTCACATGGCCCTCCCTCCTG AAGAAACCTCTAGGGACCCAGGAGCTGGTGCCGGGGCTGCAGTGCCAGGAGAATGGGCAGGAACTGTCTCCCACTGCCCTGGAGCCAGGCCCTGAGCCCCACCGGGCTAAGCAGGAGGCCCGGAACCAGAAGCGGGCCCAGGGCCGTGGTGAGGTAGGCTCAGGGGCTGGCCCCGGGGCCCAGGCAGGGCCCAGCGCCAAGAGGGCTGTGCATCTCTGCAGAGGGCCAGAGGGGGAGGGGTCCAGGGATGACCCTGGACCCCGGGGTGATGCCCCACCCTTCGTGGCTGACCCGGCCACCCAG GTTGAGGCTGATGAACAGCTTTGCATACCACCGGTGAACCCCCAaacctgcctcctgggctcagaggaGAATTTAGCCCTTTTGACAGGAGAGAAAGCAGTGTCTCCTGGGAATGACCCAGTCTCTCCAGCCATGGTCCGGAGCAGAAACCCTGGGAAAGATGACCGTGCCAAGGAGGAGATGGCAGTGGCAGCAGATGCTGCAACCTTGGTGGATGGTAAAG AGCCCGAGTCGATGGTGAACCTGGCATTTGTCAAGAATGACTCGTATGAGAAGGGCCCGGATTCAGTGGTGGTGCACGTGTACGTGAAGGAGATCTGCAGGGACACCTCGAGAGTACTTTTTCGTGAGCAGGACTTCACACTCATCTTCCAGACCAG GGATGGAAACTTCCTGAGGCTGCACCCAGGCTGTGGGCCCCACACCATCTTCCGTTGGCAGGTGAAGCTCAG GAATCTGATTGAGCCAGAGCAGTGCACCTTCTGTTTCACGGCTTCTCGCATCGACATCTGCCTTCGTAAGAGGCAGAGTCAGCGCTGGGGGGGCCTGGAGGCCCCGGCTACACGAG GTGCAGTGGGTGGTGCAAAGGTTGCCGTGCCGACAGGTCCAACCCCTCTGGATTCAACCCCACCAGGAGGtgctccccaccccctgacaggccagGAGGAGGCCCGGGCTATGGAGAAGGATAAATCCAAGGCACGATCTGAGGACACAGGGTTAGAGAGTGTGGCAACCCGCACACCTATGGAGCATGTAACCCCAAAGCCAGAGACACACCTGGCCTCG CCCAAGCCTACATGTATGGTGCCTCCCATGCCCCACAGCCCAGTTAGTGGAGATAgcgtggaggaggaggaggaggaagagaagaaagtgtgtctgccaggcttcaCTGGCCTTGTCAATTTAGGCAACACCTGCTTCATGAACAGCGTCATTCAGTCTCTGTCCAACACTCGGGAACTCCGGGACTTCTTCCATG ACCGCTCCTTTGAGGCTGAGATCAACTACAACAACCCACTGGGGACTGGTGGGCGTCTGGCCATTGGCTTTGCTGTGCTGCTTCGGGCGCTGTGGAAGGGCACCCACCATGCCTTCCAGCCTTCCAAGTTGAAG GCCATTGTGGCGAGTAAGGCCAGCCAGTTCACAGGCTATGCGCAGCATGATGCCCAGGAGTTCATGGCTTTCCTGCTGGATGGGCTGCACGAGGACCTGAATCGCATTCAGAACAAGCCCTACACAGAGACTGTGGACTCAGATGGTCGGCCTGATGAG GTGGTAGCTGAGGAAGCATGGCAGCGGCACAAGATGAGGAATGACTCTTTCATCGTGGACCTATTTCAGGGGCAGTACAAGTCGAAGCTGGTGTGCCCTGTGTGTGCCAAG GTCTCCATCACTTTTGACCCGTTTCTTTATCTGCCGGTGCCCTTGCCACAAAAGCAAAAGGTTCTCCCTGTCTTTTATTTTGCCCGAGAGCCCCACAGCAAGCCCATTAAG TTCCTGGTGAGCGTCAGCAAGGAGAACTCCACTGCCAGTGAAGTATTGGACTCCCTCTCTCAAAGCGTTCGTGTGAAGCCTGAGAATCTGCGTTTGGCAGAG GTAATTAAGAATCGTTTCCATCGTGTGTTCCTGCCCTCCCACTCACTGGATACTGTGTCCCCATCTGATATGCTCCTCTGCTTTGAGCTGCTATCCCCAGAGTTGGCTAAGGAGCGGGTAGTGGTGCTAGAGGTGCAACAG CGCCCCCAGGTGCCCAGCGTCCCCATCTCCAAGTGTGCAGCCTGCCAGCGGAAGCAACAGTCGGAGGATGAAAAGCTGAAGCGCTGTACCCGGTGCTACCGTGTGGGCTACTGCAACCA GCTCTGCCAGAAAACCCACTGGCCTGACCACAAGGGCCTCTGCCGACCCGAGAACATTGGCTACCCCTTCCTGGTCAGTGTACCTGCCTCACGCCTCACTTACGCCCGCCTCGCTCAGCTGCTAGAGGGCTATGCCCG GTACTCTGTGAGTGTATTCCAGCCACCCTTTCAGCCTGGCCGCATGGCCTTGGAGTCTCAGAGCCCTGGCTGCACCACACTGCTCTCCACTGGCTCCCTGGAGGCTGGGGACAGTGAGAGGGACCCCATTCAGCCACCTGAGCTCCAGCTGGTGACCCCTATGGCTGAGGGGGACACAGGGCTTCCCCGGGTGTGGGCAGCCCCTGACCGGGGTCCTGTGCCCAGCACCAGTGGAATTTCTTCTGAGATACTGGCCAGTGGGCCCACTGAGGTTGGCTCCTTGCCTGCTGGCGAGAGGGTGTCCCGACCCGAAG CCGCTGTGCCTGGGTACCAGCACCCAAGTGAAGCTATGAATGCCCACACACCACagttcttcatctataaaattgacTCATCCAACCGAGAGCAGCGGCTAGAGGACAGAG GAGATACCCCACTGGAGCTGGGTGACGATTGTAGCCTGGCTCTCGTCTGGCGGAACAATGAGCGCTTGCAGGAGTTTGTGTTGGTAGCCTCCAAGGAGCTGGAATGTGCTGAGGATCCAGGCTCTGCTGGTGAGGCTGCCCGGGCCGGCCACTTCACCCTGGACCAGTGCCTCAACCTCTTCACACGGCCTGAGGTGCTGGCACCCGAGGAGGCCTG GTACTGCCCACAGTGCAAACAGCACCGTGAGGCCTCCAAGCAGCTGTTGCTATGGCGCCtgccaaatgttctcattgtgcAGCTCAAGCGCTTCTCCTTTCGTAGTTTTATCTGGCGTGACAAGATCAATGACTTGGTGGAGTTCCCTGTTCG GAACCTGGACCTGAGCAAGTTCTGCATTGGTCAGAAAGAGGAGCAGCTGCCCAGCTATGATCTGTATGCTGTCATCAACCACTATGGAGGCATGATTGGTGGCCACTACACAGCCTGTGCACGCCTGCCCAATGATCGTAGCAGTCAGCGCAGTGACGTGG GCTGGCGCTTGTTTGATGACAGCACGGTGACAACGGTAGACGAGAGCCAGGTTGTGACGCGTTATGCCTATGTACTCTTCTACCGCCGGCGGAACTCTCCTGTGGAGAGGCCCCCCAGGGCAGGTCACTCTGAGCACCACCCAGACCTAGGCCCTGCAGCTGAGGCTGCTGCCAGCCAG GCTTCCCGGATTtggcaggagctggaggctgaggaggaaccGGTGCCTGAGGGGCCTGGGCCCCTGGGTCCCTGGGGGCCCCAAGACTGGGTGGGCCCCCCGCCACGTGGCCCTACCACACCAGATGAGGGCTGCCTCCGGTACTTTGTCCTGGGCACCGTGGCGGCTTTGGTGGCCCTCGTGCTCAACGTGTTCTATCCTCTGGTATCCCAGAGTCGCTGGAGATGA